Below is a genomic region from Pseudomonas frederiksbergensis.
GCGCGACGCTTGGCTTCTTCTTCAGCCTTCTGACGTGCAGCATTTTCTACTGCGCGACGTTCTTCCAGTTCGCGTTTGCGCTCGGCTTCGATTTCTTCCGGGCTGCGCTGTACGAAGACTTTCTTCTTGCGCACTTCAACGCTGATGCTTTTGCTGCCAGCAACACGCAGGGTGCTGGTGGTTTTACGCTGCAACGTGATTTTGCGCGGTTCTTCCACTTTCGCCTTGTGGCTGCTTTTCAAGTGAGTCAGCAAAGATTGCTTCTCACTGTCGGTCACATGTTCCTCGGCGGCGGTGTGCGGCAGACCTGCCTCACGCATCTGCTGCAGCAGGCGCTCTACCGGTGTTTTGACCTCATCGGCCAGTTGTTTCACCGTGACTTGCGTCATGCACTTCTCTCCTCAGGCCGCGCCTATTACTCGAACCAATGGGCTCGGGCGGCCATGATCAACTTGCCGGCACGATCATCGTCAATGCCGTCGATGTCGAGCAGGTCGTCAATAGACTGCTCGGCCAGGTCTTCGCGGGTAATTACGCCGCGCACCGCCAGTTCCATCGCCAAATCCTTGTCCATACCCTCAAGCGAGAGCAGGTCTTCGGCCGGATGGGCGTCTGCCAGCTTTTCCTCAGTAGCGATGGCTTTAGTCAACAAACGATCCTTGGCCCGAGCGCGAAGCTCGTTGACGGTGTCTTCGTCAAAGCCATCGATGTTGAGCATTTCTTCCAACGGTACGTAGGCAATCTCTTCCAGGCTGGTAAAGCCTTCATCAACCAGCACCTGTGCCAGATCTTCGTCGACTTCCAGCTCGTCGATGAAGTTGCGCAGGATGTCGCCGGTTTCTGCTTGCTGCTTAGCCTGGATGTCCGATTCGGTCATCACGTTCAGGGTCCAGCCAGTCAACTGGCTAGCCAGACGCACGTTCTGACCACCACGACCGATGGCCTGAGCCAGATTGTCTGCGCCAACGGCGATGTCCATTGCATGGGCATCTTCGTCAACGATAATTGCCGCAACCTCAGCCGGGGACATGGCGTTGATCACGAACTGCGCCGGGTTGTCGTCCCACAGGACGATATCCACACGCTCACCGCCCAATTCGCCCGACACTGCCTGGACGCGCGAACCGCGCATACCAATGCAAGCGCCTTGCGGGTCGATGCGTTTGTCTTTGGAGCGGACCGCGATCTTGGCGCGCGAGCCCGGGTCACGGGACGCAGCCATTACTTCGATCAGGCCTTCAGCGATTTCCGGCACTTCGATGCGGAACAACTCGATCAGCATTTCCGGCGCAGTACGCGACAGAATCAGCTGCGGGCCGCGGTTCTCGGTGCGGATTTCCTTGAGCAGTGCACGCAAGCGCACACCCACCCGGAAAGTTTCGCGAGAAATGATGTCTTCACGAGCCAGCAGCGCTTCAGCATTGTTACCCAGATCAACAATCACGTTGTCGCGGGTTACTTTCTTCACGGTGCCGGAGATAATTTCTCCCAGACGCTCGCGGTAGGCATCAACGACTTGAGCACGCTCGGCTTCGCGGACTTTCTGCACGATAACTTGCTTGGCAGTCTGCGCAGCGATACGGCCGAACTCGATGGACTCGATTTTTTCTTCAACGACATCACCGACCTTCGCGCCAGGATGCGTTTCCGAAACCTTGCTCGGCCAGGTTTCAACAGCCGGATCATCCAGGTCTGCTTCTTCGACTACCGTCCAGCGACGGAAAGTTTCATAAGCACCGGTGTGGCGATTGATTTCCACACGCAGATCAACTTCGTCTTCAAAACGCTTTTTGGTAGCAGTGGCCAGAGCCAGCTCCAGCGCTTCAAAAATTACGTTTGCCGGTACGCCCTTTTCATTGGATACCGACTCAACAACCAGCAGTACTTCTTTGCTCATCGTACGCCTCGCCTTTCGCAAGCCATTGGATCCGCGGGATCCGCGTCTCAGTCAAAACTGGGAATAATGTTGGCCTTGTCGATCATATCGATCGGCAACAGGAACTCATGGTCTTCAACCTGCACCACGACATCCTGTTCTTCTACACCGCGCAGAAGGCCCTGAAAGTTACGTCGGCCTTCAAAAGGCGAACGCAGCTTGATCTTCACTTGTTCACCGGCAAATTTTGCAAACTGTTCGATGGTGAACAGTGGGCGTTCCATGCCAGGCGAGGAAACTTCAAGGGTGTATTCAACGGAGATCGGATCTTCAACATCCAGCACACCGCTGATCTGACGACTGACGATGGCGCAATCGTCCACCAGTACGCCGCCTTCTTTATCGATATAAACGCGCAACAGTGAGTGGCGACCTTGAGCCGAAAACTCAATACCCCAGCATTCATAGCCAAGGGCCACGACCACCGGGGCCAACAAGGCCTGCAACTGTTCTAGCTTGCTCGACACCTGAACCCCCTCGTGCATGTAAATGCATGCTATGCAAAATAAAAAAATGGGCGAAACGCCCATCCCTGAAACGCCGTTGAACAGCGGCGTTATAAAGTGTCCAGCTAACAAAAAGCCCCTGAAAAGGGGCTCCTGAAACTGGTTGCGGGGGCCGGATTTGAACCGACGACCTTCGGGTTATGAGCCCGACGAGCTACCAGACTGCTCCACCCCGCGACAAAGCTGGGGCGGAAGTATACGACCGATCCCTAACAGGGTCAATGTAACCTTCCACCTACAAGAAAGCCCGCAACAGCGGGCTCTCCTGATAATTGGTACCGAGAAGGGGACTCGAACCCCTACACCCTATGGGCACAACCACCTCAAGGTTGCGTGTCTACCAATTCCACCACCTCGGCAATACTACGTTTGAAACCCTTCTTACTTTTGCTCTTGAGCTGGAGGTACGTCAGTCGCATTGGTTGCCGACTTTTGCTCTTGAAGCACCGGGACATCATCAGAAGCCGGTTTTTGCTTTGGAACTTCCAACACCGCCGGGTTTGGTAAACCTACTTGAGTCAGCTGATGAGCTTTCTCTTTAGCAAAGTAACCTAACCCTAAGCTGGTTATGAAGAAACCTGCGGCAAGTATAGCAGTAAACTTACTAAGAAAGGTAGAGGAACCTTGGCTTCCGAACACAGTATTTGAAGCACCTGCTCCGAAAGACGCGCCAGCATCCGCACCTTTACCCTGCTGCAGCAATACGAGAGCAACTACGCCCAGTGCGCCCAGCAGATGAAAAACGACTACGACTGTTTCCAGCATTTTTTCAGTTTCCCGCGGCGCGACAAATCGCACCGAACTCATCTGCATTCAGGGAAGCTCCACCAATGAGCCCCCCATCGATATCCGGCATGCCGAACAGTTCGACCGCATTGGCCGCCTTCACGCTGCCGCCGTATAGAAGCCGCACACCTTGCGCGACTTCAGAATTTTCTGCCGCCAACTGCGCGCGAATGGCTGCATGCACATCCTGCGCTTGTTGCGGCGAAGCAGTCAGCCCGGTGCCAATGGCCCAGACCGGCTCGTAAGCGATTACTGCTTTTGCAAACGCACCAACACCCAGCTCCTCGATGATGCTGCCCAGCTGACGCCCGACAACCTCAAGAGTTTTTCCGGCTTCACGCTGCTCAAGGGTCTCCCCTATGCACAACACCGGAGTCAAGCCACATGCCTGTGCCGCTGCAAACTTGCGAATCAGCGTCCCGTCACGCTCGCCCATGATCTGGCGACGCTCGGAGTGCCCAACGAGCACCAGGGAACAACCTGCATCCACCAACTGACTCGGTGCAATCTCACCGGTCAATGCACCTTGCACGGACTCCACCGCAGAGTTCTGCGCGCCGACCGAAATCGACTTACCTTCCAAGCCATCAATCACTTGATTGATATACAAGCAAGGCGGGAATACCGCGACTTCAACACCGCTCGGCAAGGCCAGATGACGAAGGCCGTTAATCAGCTCAGCGACGCTGGCGCGGGTACCGTGCATCTTCCAGTTACCAGCTACCATAGGGCGACGCATGCTGTACCTCGTCGGTCAAAGTGGGCGCAGATGTTACCCAACCACATCATTACTGGCAAGCCGAAATCAGGCAGAAACTTCACCAACCAATTTTGCCAGCTCTTCGGCGTAACCACGAACCAGGGTTTCGTCCTCGCCTTCGACCATGACCCGCACCAGCGGCTCTGTGCCAGACTTGCGCAACAACACGCGACCACGCCCTGCCATAGCCTTGGTGACACGCTCGCTGGCCTCTTTGACCGCCGCATGCTCGACCGGATTTGCACCACCACCGAAACGCACATTGATCAAAACCTGAGGGCACTTGCGTAGCGCCTGACGCGATTGCGCGAGACCTTCGCAACGGCGCTTCAGCGACATCAACACCTGCAACGCAGCGATAATCGCATCACCCGTAGTGGTATGACTGAAGCACACGACGTGGCCGGAGTTTTCACCGCCCACCAGCCATTTACGCTCAAGCAGCTCGGCGATCACATAGCGATCACCAACGTTGGCCCGCACAAAAGGAATCCCCAGATCAGCCAGGGCCAACTCCAACCCCAGGTTACTCATCAAGGTTCCAACCACACCACCCTGCAACTTGGCACACTCATGCAGATCGCGCGCAATGATGAATAGCAACTCGTCGCCATCGACGATCGCGCCGGTGTGATCAACCATCAACACCCGATCACCATCACCATCGAAGGCAATCCCCAGGTCGGCGTGCTCAGCCACTACAGCTGCCTGCAATTGCCCCATATGGGTCGAACCGCAATTGTGATTGATGTTCAGGCCATCAGGCTGCGCAGAAAGCACCGTCACCTGCGCGCCCAACTCACGGAAAACACTCGGAGCCACCTTATAGGTGGCACCGTGTGCGCAGTCGATCACAATTTTCAGACCGGCGAAATTGGTACCGGTTGGCACGCTGCTTTTGCAGAACTCGATGTAACGACCAGAGGCGTCGTTGATTCGCGAGACCTTGCCGATCTTGCTCGACTCAACCACTGTCATCGGCATATCGAGCAACTCTTCGATCATCAGCTCAACATCGTCCGGCAGTTTCGTGCCCTGACCGGAGAAGAACTTGATGCCGTTATCGTCATGTGGATTGTGCGAAGCACTGATCACAATCCCGGCTTCCGCATGGAAGGTACGTGTCAAATAGGCGATAGCCGGAGTAGGCATCGGCCCCAACAGCATGACGTCAGCCCCGGCGGAGGTAAGCCCGGCCTCAAGCGCCGATTCGAACATATAACCAGAGATTCGAGTGTCCTTGCCGACCAGAACCTTGCAAGCGCCCTTACTGCGAAAGGCCATGCCCGCGGCCCAACCGAGCTTGAGCATGAACTCAGGGGTAATCGGATACTCGCCGACCCGACCACGAATGCCGTCGGTGCCAAAATACTTCTTAGTCATAAGCGCTCCATCATTCTTATTCGGCTGATTCAACTGCAGTGATCATCCGTACCACATCCACTGTTTCGGCCACGTCATGCACGCGCAAGATTTGCGCACCCTTGACGACAGCCAACGCCGCGAGAGCCAGACCGCCATGCAGCCGCTCTCCCACCGGGCGATTCAATGCCTGCCCGATCATGCTCTTTCGCGAAACCCCAACCAACAGGGGCCGCCCCAAGACATGCAGGGCTTCCATATGCTTGAACAGACTCAAATTGTGCTGCAGATTTTTCGCAAACCCGAAACCCGGATCAAGAATGATCCGTTCAGCGGGAATACCGGCCGCAGCACACGACGCCATACGCTCGGCAAGAAACTCACCGACCTCGCTCGTCACGTCATCATAATGCGGATTATCCTGCATATCTCCCGGCTCACCTAGCATATGCATCAGGCACACCGGCAATCCGGTAGCCGCCGCCGCATCCAGCGCACCCTCTCGACGCAACGAACGCACGTCATTGATCAGACCGGCTCCCAGACGCGCAGTTTCACGCATGACCGCAGGTGTCGAGGTATCGACCGAGATAATCACATCCAGTTCACGATGAATCCGCTCGATGATCGGCGCCACACGCTCGAGCTCCTCGAGCGGCGAGACCGCCCGCGCGCCAGGCCGGGTCGATTCACCGCCTACATCAATGAGAGTCGCACCGGCAACCACCATCGCCTCAGCGTGTCGCAGAGCTGCATCGAGCTGGCTGAAGCGACCACCATCAGAGAAGGAATCGGGAGTGACATTGAGAATGCCCATGACATGCGTATGGGCCAAATCAAGAACCCGGTTGCCGCAAGGCAACCGGGTTGAGGACTGTACAAGAGTCATTTCAAACCTTAGACGTCGGCGGCCGGACCACCGATCGGGGTTTCCGGACGCTCTTCCTGTACAACAGGAGGAGTACCGGTGCCGCCCGACCAGTCACGAGGCTCACGCGGTGTGCGACCAGCCATGATGTCATCAATCTGTTCGGCATCAATGGTTTCGTACTTCATCAGTGCATCAGCCATGGCGTCGAGCTTGTCGCGATTATCCGTCAGGATCTGCTTGGCCGTGCCGTAGCACTGATCAATGATGCTGCGCACTTCAGAGTCGATCAGCTTGGCAGTCTCGCCCGAGAAGCTGGCGTGTTGACCTCCGCCGCCACGACCGAGGAACACTTCACCTTCTTCTTCGGCATACATCAATGGACCCAGTTTTTCCGACAAGCCCCACTTGGTGACCATGTTCCGTGCAATCTGGCTGGCACGCATGATGTCGTTGGAGGCACCGGTGGTGACACCGTCGAAGCCCAGAGTCATCTCTTCAGCAATACGGCCGCCGTACAGCGAACAGATCTGGCTGATCAACGCTCGCTTGGACAGGCTGTAACGGTCTTCTTCGGGCAGGAACATGGTCACACCCAGCGCACGGCCACGCGGAATGATCGAGACCTTGTAGACCGGATCATGCTCAGGCACGACGCGACCAACGATAGCGTGACCGGCTTCGTGATAAGCGGTGTTCTGCTTTTCTTTCTCGGACATGACCATCGATTTGCGCTCGGCGCCCATCATGATCTTGTCTTTGGCCAGTTCGAACTCTTTCATCTCGACAACGCGCTTGCCGGTACGGGCAGCGAACAGCGAAGCCTCGTTCACCAGGTTGGCCAGGTCGGCACCAGAGAAGCCAGGCGTACCACGCGCAATAACCGCTGGAGCAACATCGTCACCCATTGGCACTTTGCGCATGTGAACTTTCAGGATTTGCTCACGACCACGAATGTCCGGCAGCCCCACGACAACCTGACGGTCAAAACGGCCTGGACGCAGCAGCGCAGGGTCAAGTACGTCAGGACGGTTGGTAGCGGCGATGACGATGATGCCGTCATTCATTTCGAAGCCATCCATCTCTACCAGCAACTGGTTGAGAGTCTGTTCGCGCTCGTCGTGACCACCGCCCATGCCAGCACCACGATGACGACCGACAGCGTCGATTTCATCGATGAAGATGATGCAAGGTGCGTGTTTTTTCGCCTGCTCGAACATATCGCGAACACGGCTGGCACCCACACCAACGAACATTTCGACGAAGTCGGAACCGGAGATGGTGAAAAACGGTACTTTGGCTTCACCAGCAATGGCTTTGGCCAACAGGGTTTTACCGGTACCCGGTGGACCCACCATCAGTACGCCGCGAGGAATGCGACCACCCAAGCGCTGGAACTTGCCCGGATCACGCAGGAACTCGACCAGCTCGCCCACTTCTTCCTTGGCTTCGTCGCAACCGGCAACGTCAGCCAGGGTGGTTTTCACCTGATCTTCGGAGAGCAGGCGTGCCTTGCTCTTGCCGAAGCTCATCGGTCCGCCCTTGCCACCGGCACCGCCCTGCATCTGCCGCATGAAGAACATGAAGACGGCGATGATCACCAGGATCGGGAAGCTTGCGACCAGGAGTTGAGTCCAGATGCTTTGCTGTTCAGGCTGCTTGCCTTCAACGACTACGTGGTTATCCACCAGGTCGCCAATCAGACCGTTATCCTGAATGGCCGGACGAATGGTCTTGAAGCTGTCGCCATCATTGCGCTTGCCAGTAATGACATAGCCGTCCACGGCTACACGCTCGACCTTGCCATCCTTGACCTGCTGGATGAAGTCGGAATAGTTGAGGGTCTGCGGCTCGTTAGGGCTGGAGAAGTTGTTCATCACCGTCACGAGGACAGCCGCGATGATCAACCACAGGATCAGATTCTTTGCCATATCGTTCAATTAACTACCCTCTGAAGCAAGCTCCGCTACTGGCGCGCGCTTCGCATGATATTCACCGGCCTAACTTACTACATTACCTACGGCTCTGGCAGGCGCCGTCTGTAACCCTTTGTGAAACACTTTCTACACAATATTCGCTAATGCTCACGGGGCGAAATACGAAAAACCTATCACCCCGGTCGAAAAACCTCTTATTCCTCGCTACGACCACGGAAACCACGGCCCAGCAGGTACTGCTCACGAGACCGATCGCGCGACGATTTAGGCTTGCGCGTCATGACCTTTTCGAACTGCTGGCGAACACTCTTGTGGTATTCGTCGAAGCCTTCACCCTGGAAGACCTTGATCAAAAAATCACCACCTGGCTTCAACACCCGAGTCGCAAGATCCAGCGCCAACTCGCACAGGAACATCGATCGCGGCATATCTACAGACGCCAATCCACTCATATTGGGGGCCATATCGGAAATCACAAGGTCCACCTCGTTTTTTCCGACAGCTTCGAGAATCTGCGCCAGCACGGCATCCTCGGTGAAGTCGCCCTGAATAAAGGTCACATCAGGGATGCTGTCCATTTCCAGAATGTCGGAAGCGATCAGCGTACCTTGCCCACCAATCAGACGACTGGTCACTTGGGACCACCCACCCGGGGCGGCGCCCAGGTCGATTACGCTCATGCCCGGACGGATCAAACGGTCTCTTTCCTGGATCTCCAGCAGCTTGTAGCTGGCACGGGAGCGATACCCGTCTTTTTGCGCCATTTTGACGAATGGGTCGTTGAAATGCTCTTGCAGCCATTTAAGACTTGTCTTGGAACGGGCCACGGGCCACCTCAAAAAAATAAACGAGTCGCGATTAACTGGGCGGTCCCGGACTCGCTCGGGTAAACTGGCCGCCGCTTTTTACAAGATCAGACGCAGGGGTCAGATTATGCCGCTCACTCAAGAGCAGAAGAAACAGTACAAATCCATTGGCCACCATCTGAAACCAGTTTTGACTGTGGCTGACAACGGTTTGACTGAAGGTGTTTTAGCCGAACTGGAACGCGCATTGGGCGATCATGAGCTGATCAAGATCAAGCTCAGCATCCTCGATCGCGAATCGCGCCTGGCAGCCATTGCAGAACTGTGCAAGGCCGGCAAAGCGGATCTGGTACAAGTCATCGGCAAGATGGCGCTGATTTACCGCAAGAACTTCAGCGCCAACAAGCAACTGTCGAACGTCCATCGCTTCAAGTGATCATACGGGTCAAGGGTGTGCTTCGCGCACCCTGCCACCCCATCCCGGCACCGGTTGCGATACCAGCAGCAGCCCGGAAAAACCCAGCACAAGATAGCTGAACAGCAACCAGTGCTGCGCCTGCGGCCAGCCGATTCGTACGACGAAGTACATCGCACTCGCGCATAGCGCCATCAATAGCAGTTGCCCGCGAATATCGCGCCATAGACTGACAAGGCCCTTGGCCTGAACCAGCACCAAAACCTGAAAAGTAACGCACGCCGCTGAAAACCCGACCAGCAGCGCACTCAGCATGCCTGAAATTTCTTCGATCAGCAGCGGCGCCAGGCCAATACGGCCCAGCACCGGCAGCAGACCGATGTGCAACAACCACAGACCGCCAACCCATAACATCTGAGTCAGTTGCCAAAGCATGGCGCCCACACGAAGCAGGCGCTTGCCTTCAGATATGGCGGACTTCGACAATCTCGTACTCGATAACGCCGCTAGGCGTTTTGACCGCCACCACATCACCCTCTTCCTTGGCAATCAAGGCGCGAGCAAGTGGCGAACTGACGGAGATCTTGCCGAGTTTGAAGTCAGCCTCATCCTCGCCCACGATGTGATAAGTGACGCTTTCATCCGTTTCAACGTTGGCGATTTCAACGGTGGTACCGAAAATCACTTTGCCGGTATGAGGAATGCTCGTGACATCGATGATCACCGCATTCTGCATGCGGCCTTCGATGTCGCGGATCCGCGCCTCGACCATACCCTGCTGCTCGCGAGCAGCGTGGTATTCGGCGTTTTCCTTCAAGTCACCCAACTCGCGGGCCGTACCGATGTCCTGGCTGAGCTTCGGACGGACGACCTTGGTCAGGTGAGCATGTTCTTCTTCCAGAGCTTTCGCGCCCTGAACGGTCATTGGGTACTTGGTTATGCTCATGCCTTCAATCCTGCGTGTAGATCCTGCAAGCGGCGCACAGTCTTCTCGGGACCGAACTTCAGCGCTTCACAGATAGCTTCGCCAGCAGCAATGGTAGTGGTGCAGTAGATCTTGTGCTGCAAGGCATTACGACGAATGGAGTATGAATCAGCGATCGACTGACGACCTTCAGTGGTGTTGATGATCAGCGTGACTTCGTCATTCTTGATCATGTCGACCACATGCGGACGACCTTCGGTCACCTTGTTCACACGGCGTACTTTCAGGCCGGCAGCCTCGATCAGCTTGGCAGTACCGGCAGTGGCAACCACTTCGAAGCCCAAGTTGATCAGATCACGGGCTACGCCTGCAACCAGTGGCTTGTCATCGTCACGCACGCTGATGAACGCAGTACCTCCGGTCGGCAGCACTTCGCTGGCGCCCATCTGGGCTTTGGCAAAGGCTTCGCCGAAGGTGTCGCCCA
It encodes:
- the ftsH gene encoding ATP-dependent zinc metalloprotease FtsH translates to MAKNLILWLIIAAVLVTVMNNFSSPNEPQTLNYSDFIQQVKDGKVERVAVDGYVITGKRNDGDSFKTIRPAIQDNGLIGDLVDNHVVVEGKQPEQQSIWTQLLVASFPILVIIAVFMFFMRQMQGGAGGKGGPMSFGKSKARLLSEDQVKTTLADVAGCDEAKEEVGELVEFLRDPGKFQRLGGRIPRGVLMVGPPGTGKTLLAKAIAGEAKVPFFTISGSDFVEMFVGVGASRVRDMFEQAKKHAPCIIFIDEIDAVGRHRGAGMGGGHDEREQTLNQLLVEMDGFEMNDGIIVIAATNRPDVLDPALLRPGRFDRQVVVGLPDIRGREQILKVHMRKVPMGDDVAPAVIARGTPGFSGADLANLVNEASLFAARTGKRVVEMKEFELAKDKIMMGAERKSMVMSEKEKQNTAYHEAGHAIVGRVVPEHDPVYKVSIIPRGRALGVTMFLPEEDRYSLSKRALISQICSLYGGRIAEEMTLGFDGVTTGASNDIMRASQIARNMVTKWGLSEKLGPLMYAEEEGEVFLGRGGGGQHASFSGETAKLIDSEVRSIIDQCYGTAKQILTDNRDKLDAMADALMKYETIDAEQIDDIMAGRTPREPRDWSGGTGTPPVVQEERPETPIGGPAADV
- the glmM gene encoding phosphoglucosamine mutase, producing the protein MTKKYFGTDGIRGRVGEYPITPEFMLKLGWAAGMAFRSKGACKVLVGKDTRISGYMFESALEAGLTSAGADVMLLGPMPTPAIAYLTRTFHAEAGIVISASHNPHDDNGIKFFSGQGTKLPDDVELMIEELLDMPMTVVESSKIGKVSRINDASGRYIEFCKSSVPTGTNFAGLKIVIDCAHGATYKVAPSVFRELGAQVTVLSAQPDGLNINHNCGSTHMGQLQAAVVAEHADLGIAFDGDGDRVLMVDHTGAIVDGDELLFIIARDLHECAKLQGGVVGTLMSNLGLELALADLGIPFVRANVGDRYVIAELLERKWLVGGENSGHVVCFSHTTTGDAIIAALQVLMSLKRRCEGLAQSRQALRKCPQVLINVRFGGGANPVEHAAVKEASERVTKAMAGRGRVLLRKSGTEPLVRVMVEGEDETLVRGYAEELAKLVGEVSA
- the folP gene encoding dihydropteroate synthase; amino-acid sequence: MTLVQSSTRLPCGNRVLDLAHTHVMGILNVTPDSFSDGGRFSQLDAALRHAEAMVVAGATLIDVGGESTRPGARAVSPLEELERVAPIIERIHRELDVIISVDTSTPAVMRETARLGAGLINDVRSLRREGALDAAAATGLPVCLMHMLGEPGDMQDNPHYDDVTSEVGEFLAERMASCAAAGIPAERIILDPGFGFAKNLQHNLSLFKHMEALHVLGRPLLVGVSRKSMIGQALNRPVGERLHGGLALAALAVVKGAQILRVHDVAETVDVVRMITAVESAE
- the tpiA gene encoding triose-phosphate isomerase, whose amino-acid sequence is MRRPMVAGNWKMHGTRASVAELINGLRHLALPSGVEVAVFPPCLYINQVIDGLEGKSISVGAQNSAVESVQGALTGEIAPSQLVDAGCSLVLVGHSERRQIMGERDGTLIRKFAAAQACGLTPVLCIGETLEQREAGKTLEVVGRQLGSIIEELGVGAFAKAVIAYEPVWAIGTGLTASPQQAQDVHAAIRAQLAAENSEVAQGVRLLYGGSVKAANAVELFGMPDIDGGLIGGASLNADEFGAICRAAGN
- the nusA gene encoding transcription termination factor NusA; translation: MSKEVLLVVESVSNEKGVPANVIFEALELALATATKKRFEDEVDLRVEINRHTGAYETFRRWTVVEEADLDDPAVETWPSKVSETHPGAKVGDVVEEKIESIEFGRIAAQTAKQVIVQKVREAERAQVVDAYRERLGEIISGTVKKVTRDNVIVDLGNNAEALLAREDIISRETFRVGVRLRALLKEIRTENRGPQLILSRTAPEMLIELFRIEVPEIAEGLIEVMAASRDPGSRAKIAVRSKDKRIDPQGACIGMRGSRVQAVSGELGGERVDIVLWDDNPAQFVINAMSPAEVAAIIVDEDAHAMDIAVGADNLAQAIGRGGQNVRLASQLTGWTLNVMTESDIQAKQQAETGDILRNFIDELEVDEDLAQVLVDEGFTSLEEIAYVPLEEMLNIDGFDEDTVNELRARAKDRLLTKAIATEEKLADAHPAEDLLSLEGMDKDLAMELAVRGVITREDLAEQSIDDLLDIDGIDDDRAGKLIMAARAHWFE
- the secG gene encoding preprotein translocase subunit SecG — its product is MLETVVVVFHLLGALGVVALVLLQQGKGADAGASFGAGASNTVFGSQGSSTFLSKFTAILAAGFFITSLGLGYFAKEKAHQLTQVGLPNPAVLEVPKQKPASDDVPVLQEQKSATNATDVPPAQEQK
- a CDS encoding YhbY family RNA-binding protein, producing MPLTQEQKKQYKSIGHHLKPVLTVADNGLTEGVLAELERALGDHELIKIKLSILDRESRLAAIAELCKAGKADLVQVIGKMALIYRKNFSANKQLSNVHRFK
- a CDS encoding MFS transporter, which encodes MLWQLTQMLWVGGLWLLHIGLLPVLGRIGLAPLLIEEISGMLSALLVGFSAACVTFQVLVLVQAKGLVSLWRDIRGQLLLMALCASAMYFVVRIGWPQAQHWLLFSYLVLGFSGLLLVSQPVPGWGGRVREAHP
- the rimP gene encoding ribosome maturation factor RimP, which encodes MSSKLEQLQALLAPVVVALGYECWGIEFSAQGRHSLLRVYIDKEGGVLVDDCAIVSRQISGVLDVEDPISVEYTLEVSSPGMERPLFTIEQFAKFAGEQVKIKLRSPFEGRRNFQGLLRGVEEQDVVVQVEDHEFLLPIDMIDKANIIPSFD
- the rlmE gene encoding 23S rRNA (uridine(2552)-2'-O)-methyltransferase RlmE; amino-acid sequence: MARSKTSLKWLQEHFNDPFVKMAQKDGYRSRASYKLLEIQERDRLIRPGMSVIDLGAAPGGWSQVTSRLIGGQGTLIASDILEMDSIPDVTFIQGDFTEDAVLAQILEAVGKNEVDLVISDMAPNMSGLASVDMPRSMFLCELALDLATRVLKPGGDFLIKVFQGEGFDEYHKSVRQQFEKVMTRKPKSSRDRSREQYLLGRGFRGRSEE
- the greA gene encoding transcription elongation factor GreA, translated to MTKYPMTVQGAKALEEEHAHLTKVVRPKLSQDIGTARELGDLKENAEYHAAREQQGMVEARIRDIEGRMQNAVIIDVTSIPHTGKVIFGTTVEIANVETDESVTYHIVGEDEADFKLGKISVSSPLARALIAKEEGDVVAVKTPSGVIEYEIVEVRHI